One window of Saccharomyces kudriavzevii IFO 1802 strain IFO1802 genome assembly, chromosome: 10 genomic DNA carries:
- the MNS1 gene encoding mannosyl-oligosaccharide 1,2-alpha-mannosidase (similar to Saccharomyces cerevisiae MNS1 (YJR131W); ancestral locus Anc_4.355) produces MKSLVSAVISTVVAIVAIAYYVPWNTYSERKPAGAGVEEMKGQIETMFLASWRDYSKYGWGYDVYDTINHNFHNMPRDNRPLGWIIVDSVDTLMLMYNSSVLYKSEFEAEILKSEEWIGNVLDFDIDAEVNLFETTIRMLGGLLSAYHLSDLLEVGNKTVYLNKAIDLGDRLALAFLSTQSGIPYSSINLRSGRAIKNHVDGGASSTAEFTTLQMEFKYLAYLTENRTYWDLVERVYEPLYKNNDLLNAYDGLVPIYTFPETGKFSGSNVRFGSRGDSFYEYLLKQYLLTHETLYYDLYRKSMQGMKKHLLAHSKPSSLWYIGEREEGLQGKFSSKMDHLVCFMGGLLASGATEGLSVNEARERPFFSLFPDRQNDWLLAKELTHTCYQMYNQTPSGLAPEIVVFNEGNTEQNGWWQSSSGDFFVKPLDRHNLQRPETVESIMFMYHLSHDNKYRQWGADIASSFLENSCIDCDDLNLRRFTSLSDCIVLPTKKSNNMESFWLAETLKYLYILFLDDFDLTKVVFNTEAHPFPVLDEKILKSLSLTTGWSL; encoded by the coding sequence ATGAAGAGTCTCGTTTCCGCCGTTATTTCTACCGTTGTTGCTATCGTAGCAATTGCCTATTACGTGCCATGGAACACGTATTCCGAACGGAAGCCAGCGGGAGCTGGCGTTGAAGAGATGAAAGGCCAGATTGAAACCATGTTCTTGGCATCGTGGAGGGATTACTCCAAGTATGGATGGGGGTATGATGTATATGACACCATTAACCACAATTTCCACAACATGCCTCGTGACAATCGGCCGCTGGGTTGGATTATCGTAGACTCCGTGGACACGTTGATGTTGATGTACAATTCCTCCGTACTATACAAAAGTGAATTTGAGGCTGAAATTCTGAAATCAGAGGAATGGATAGGCAATGtccttgattttgatattgatgCGGAAGTAAATCTTTTTGAGACTACTATTAGAATGCTCGGTGGCTTATTGTCCGCATACCATCTTTCTGATCTACTTGAAGTGGGTAACAAGACTGTCTACTTGAATAAAGCCATAGACTTGGGGGATAGACTTGCTTTAGCATTTTTATCCACTCAGAGCGGGATTCCGTACTCAAGTATAAATCTTCGTAGTGGCAGAGCCATTAAAAATCACGTCGATGGGGGTGCCTCTTCCACGGCAGAATTCACTACATTGCAAATGGAGTTTAAATACTTGGCATACTTGACGGAAAACCGTACTTATTGGGATCTGGTGGAACGTGTTTACGAACCGTTATACAAAAACAATGATCTTCTGAATGCGTATGATGGGCTAGTTCCAATTTATACTTTCCCGGAAACTGGTAAATTTAGTGGTTCAAATGTCAGGTTTGGATCTAGGGGTGATTCTTTCTATGAATATTTACTGAAACAGTATTTATTGACGCACGAAACGCTTTATTACGATTTATATAGAAAATCCATGCAAGGTatgaaaaaacatttgTTAGCGCATTCCAAACCCTCCTCCCTTTGGTACATTGGCGAAAGAGAGGAAGGCCTACAGggtaaattttcttcaaagatggaCCATCTTGTTTGCTTCATGGGTGGCTTACTAGCATCCGGGGCCACTGAGGGCCTTTCTGTCAATGAAGCTCGTGAAAGGccattcttttctcttttcccTGACAGACAAAATGATTGGCTTTTGGCTAAAGAGTTAACACATACATGCTATCAAATGTATAACCAAACACCTTCAGGACTTGCTCCGGAAATCGTTGTTTTCAACGAGGGAAACACAGAACAAAATGGCTGGTGGCAGTCGTCATCGGGTGACTTTTTTGTAAAGCCGCTCGATAGACATAACTTACAAAGACCAGAAACAGTGGAATCGATCATGTTCATGTATCATCTATCTCATGACAACAAATACCGTCAGTGGGGGGCTGACATTGCATCTAGCTTCCTTGAGAACAGTTGTATCGATTGCGATGATTTAAATTTGAGACGATTCACCAGTTTGAGTGACTGCATTGTATTGCCTACTAAGAAATCTAACAACATGGAAAGTTTTTGGTTGGCGGAGACTTTAAAGTATTTATACATATTGTTTTTAGATGACTTTGATTTGACTAAAGTTGTCTTTAATACAGAAGCCCATCCATTTCCAGTGCTGGAcgagaaaatattgaaatctCTGTCTTTGACCACCGGTTGGTCATTATAG
- the RSF2 gene encoding Rsf2p (similar to Saccharomyces cerevisiae RSF2 (YJR127C) and TDA9 (YML081W); ancestral locus Anc_4.351), translating to MFVNGNQSNFAKPAGQGILPIPKKSRIIKTDKPRPFLCPTCTRGFVRQEHLKRHQHSHTREKPYLCIFCGRCFARRDLVLRHQQKLHAALVGTGDAQHMTPSPNTNASFAPKRRHSVTADDPSDLHIIKIAGNKETILPTPKNLSGKTPEELKKAVVALAKSNNVELPGPPPSANNKQAKTPPGKAGSLDFREFKPMIKDIPVHSASSDAVIDRVHIASTASSMHKTKRHASFSASSAMTYMSNDNSPHHAITNFELAEEAPHQVGFSTPQMTAKQLMESVSELDLPPLTLDDPPQAIKFNLNLFNDGPTVEQRQNSTSTTIVNSTNGSNVATPGVYLLSSGPSLSDLLTMNSTHAGAGGYMSSHHSPFDLGCFSHDKPTPSEFNLPSNFPHNIVSSSTTASNSYSNLASQPYREMSNVQPLASLSPRNPPTTVSDSPSTVHFGLSANNLLEPTAGVNDADSNADPASIDDQWLSNFINNSDPKSSFKINFNHFNDIGFIYSPPSSRSSIPNKSPPNQPVGASSSEKPSLSPHLASNVLGSTDLPATPQNQLKEPSYSDSVSRSSHKRRRDSVMMDYNLSNFFSSRQVDISRALTEAEPIDANVDDDSLTLSFTNETDSMATHKRLQVHTPSDLLSPFSVPSTSRALFSNELRNMMLIDNNISSEAFPTTDQLNDYVNNYREEFDPFFSFIHLPSIIPTMDIYPLLLSVSMIGALYGFHSTHAKVLANVASAQIKKNLKASETNPEATQLWVVQTLVLLTFYGIFNKNAAVIKGMNGQLATIIRLLKSSRLNLPLESICQPPIESNHIMEYENSPLMFSKIKEQYNTPDQMDKNYEYFILAQSRVRTCHAVLLLSNLFSSLVGVNCCFHSMDLKCGVPCYKEELYQCQNSTEWSNLLSKYRIALDSKFSLIELSNGNEAYENCLRFLSTGDSFFYENAKVSLSTCLSLLISIHEKIFIERNNARLNNDSSNIELDDIEWKITSRQRIDTMLKYWESLYLKNGGILTPTENSILTINSNPAMRLIIPLYLFAKMRRCLDLAHVIQKIWIKDWSNMNKALEEVCYDMDSLREATEYALNLVDAWTSVFTYIKRDKRRIFKTPVFTTTCMFTAVLVISEYMKCVEDWARGYNASSPTSTILTFSDRILWLRSEKILKKLQKNLIPNEYDILKSYTDFLRWQDKDALDLSALDEAQAQRAMDPNTEINETVQMIIAASLSSKCLYLGVQILGDSPIWPITLSFAHALQSRAIYSVTEKRNNRI from the coding sequence ATGTTTGTCAACGGTAATCAATCGAATTTCGCTAAGCCTGCCGGTCAAGGTATACTACCTATTCCTAAGAAGTCTCGGATTATTAAGACTGACAAGCCGAGACCGTTCTTGTGTCCCACATGTACCAGGGGGTTTGTCAGACAGGAACATTTGAAGAGACACCAGCATTCGCACACCCGTGAAAAACCGTATCTTTGTATCTTTTGCGGTAGGTGTTTCGCTCGTAGAGATCTGGTGCTTAGACATCAGCAAAAACTGCATGCTGCTCTTGTAGGTACGGGCGATGCCCAGCACATGACCCCGTCACCCAATACCAATGCTTCTTTTGCCCCCAAGCGTCGCCACTCAGTGACGGCAGACGACCCATCTGACCTTCATATCATTAAAATAGCTGGGAACAAAGAGACCATTCTACCAACCCCGAAAAACCTTTCTGGCAAAACCCCTGAAGAGTTGAAAAAGGCTGTGGTGGCGCTGGCTAAGTCAAATAACGTAGAGCTTCCTGGGCCGCCGCCATCGGCGAACAATAAGCAAGCTAAAACCCCCCCTGGTAAGGCAGGTTCCCTGGATTTCCGTGAGTTCAAGCCCATGATTAAAGACATTCCGGTTCACTCTGCATCGAGTGATGCCGTTATTGACAGAGTACATATTGCTTCCACTGCGTCTTCCATGCACAAGACAAAAAGGCACGCATCCTTCTCCGCATCCAGTGCAATGACTTACATGTCTAACGATAACAGTCCTCACCACGCGATCACCAATTTCGAACTTGCTGAAGAAGCCCCGCATCAGGTTGGGTTTTCCACTCCACAAATGACCGCTAAACAACTCATGGAAAGTGTTTCCGAATTAGATTTACCCCCATTGACCCTGGACGATCCGCCGCAGGCCATCAAGTTCAATTTAAATCTTTTCAACGACGGCCCCACCGTAGAACAACGGCAGAACTCTACCTCTACTACCATAGTGAACAGCACTAATGGCAGTAACGTTGCCACGCCTGGCGTATACCTTTTAAGTAGCGGGCCATCTCTGTCAGACCTTCTAACCATGAATTCTACCCACGCAGGTGCGGGTGGATACATGTCTAGTCACCATTCACCGTTCGATTTGGGTTGCTTTAGCCACGATAAACCGACCCCTTCAGAGTTTAACCTACCTTCGAACTTCCCGCATAATATAGTGTCGAGTTCCACTACGGCTTCAAACAGCTACAGCAATCTGGCGAGTCAGCCCTATAGAGAAATGAGTAATGTGCAACCGCTAGCTTCTTTATCTCCGAGAAACCCGCCTACAACCGTGTCAGATTCCCCTTCCACGGTCCATTTCGGCTTGAGCGCCAATAATTTACTGGAACCAACAGCAGGGGTTAATGATGCCGATAGCAACGCCGATCCAGCTTCCATAGATGACCAATGGTTATCTAACTTCATTAACAACTCCGACCCAAAATCTAGCTTCAAGATTAACTTCAACCACTTTAACGATATAGGGTTTATTTATTCTCCACCTTCATCAAGATCATCAATACCAAACAAATCACCTCCAAATCAGCCAGTTGGAGCATCAAGCTCGGAGAAACCTTCGTTATCACCTCATTTGGCCTCAAACGTGCTAGGAAGCACAGATTTGCCGGCTACACCACAAAACCAACTGAAAGAACCTTCCTATTCGGATTCTGTTTCACGGAGCTCTCATAAGAGGCGCCGTGATAGCGTCATGATGGACTACAATCtgtccaattttttcagctcAAGACAAGTGGACATATCAAGGGCTTTGACTGAGGCGGAGCCGATCGATGCTAATGTGGATGATGATAGTCTCACTTTATCGTTTACCAATGAAACTGACTCTATGGCAACTCACAAACGGTTACAAGTACATACGCCTTCAGACTTGCTATCCCCATTTTCTGTTCCTTCAACTTCACGAGCACTCTTTTCAAACGAACTAAGGAATATGATGCTAATAGACAATAACATCTCTTCGGAAGCCTTCCCCACGACTGATCAATTAAACGATTATGTTAATAACTACAGAGAAGAGTTCGATCCCTTTTTCTCATTTATTCACCTTCCTTCTATCATACCAACCATGGACATTTATCCCTTATTATTATCTGTTTCCATGATCGGTGCGTTATATGGGTTTCATTCGACACACGCCAAGGTATTGGCTAATGTTGCGAGCGcacaaatcaaaaagaaccTGAAAGCCAGTGAAACAAACCCGGAGGCAACACAATTATGGGTTGTACAGACATTAGTATTATTAACATTTTACGGtatttttaataaaaaCGCTGCTGTGATTAAGGGTATGAATGGCCAGTTGGCAACAATCATTCGTCTCTTGAAATCTTCACGTTTAAATTTACCCTTAGAGTCAATTTGTCAACCCCCTATTGAGAGCAATCACATCATGGAATATGAAAACAGTCCTCTCATGttctcaaaaataaaagaacaatacAACACACCAGATCAAATGGATAAAAACTATGAGTATTTTATATTGGCACAGTCACGAGTTAGAACTTGCCATGCGGTGTTGCTGTTGTCtaatttattttcttctctggTAGGTGTTAACTGTTGTTTCCACTCGATGGATTTGAAGTGCGGTGTACCGTGTTATAAGGAAGAACTATATCAATGCCAAAACTCTACTGAATGGTCAAACCTATTATCTAAATACAGAATAGCACTAGACTcgaaattttcattgattgaATTGTCTAATGGAAACGAGGCTTATGAAAATTGTTTGAGATTTCTTTCTACTGGTGACAGTTTCTTTTACGAAAATGCTAAGGTTTCGCTAAGTACATGTCTTTCATTGCTGATATCTATTCAtgagaaaatattcattgaaagaaataatgcAAGACTCAATAATGACAGCAGCAATATAGAGCTAGACGATATTGAATGGAAGATCACTTCGAGACAGCGGATCGATACAATGTTGAAGTACTGGGAAAGCctttatttgaaaaatggtgGCATCTTAACACCCACCGAAAACAGCATTCTAACGATAAATTCCAATCCAGCAATGAGATTGATTATTCCATTATATTTGTTTGCCAAGATGAGAAGGTGTTTAGATTTGGCACATGttatacaaaaaatctGGATAAAGGATTGGTCAAATATGAATAAAGCCTTGGAGGAGGTTTGTTATGATATGGATTCATTGAGGGAAGCTACCGAATACGCGTTAAACCTAGTAGACGCATGGACTTCAGTTTTTACCTACATCAAACGTGACAAGCGcagaattttcaaaactcCAGTTTTCACAACGACATGTATGTTCACTGCTGTATTAGTCATTTCAGAGTACATGAAATGCGTCGAGGATTGGGCACGCGGATATAATGCAAGTAGCCCCACATCAACAATATTGACTTTTTCAGATCGGATCTTGTGGCTGAGGTCAGAAAAGattctgaagaaattacaaaaaaactTGATACCGAATGAGTATGATATATTGAAATCGTACACCGATTTTCTAAGGTGGCAGGACAAGGACGCCTTAGATTTGTCAGCACTGGACGAAGCGCAGGCCCAAAGAGCAATGGACCCGAATACCGAAATAAATGAGACAGTTCAAATGATTATAGCGGCAAGTCTGTCCTCCAAATGTTTGTATTTAGGTGTTCAAATATTAGGTGACTCACCAATCTGGCCCATTACATTGTCGTTCGCTCATGCATTACAATCGAGAGCCATTTATAGCGTTacagagaaaagaaacaatagGATATAA
- the STR2 gene encoding cystathionine gamma-synthase (similar to Saccharomyces cerevisiae STR2 (YJR130C) and YML082W; ancestral locus Anc_4.354) — MISRTVGESIPPNTKHAVSVCLPTWEATVGYEEGESDIINSLTTGYPRFFVHKSIKKLCEVLCAKYSMENETCLCFPSYRIANRCREFIKVKTGLSTKVRILQLCTPKPVNQEERLWRRECKITVVFVDEEIFPIMKQYWQHSGEIVSSRMAEYILHELEVKDNLKKMETTNNGRKSAAEDENRVNEEYIETRFGRSLNFLAADKAKCLIRKRIATKVVEKVDSESLTDLFSFEHYNENSAPFTTGNGEPLNDDQQLNSNVPAEAINSAGESSANSTFEDMTTEDLNYHVNPDTDVYLFPSGMASIFTAHRLLLNFDANRLSRSSTRQDKLVGYGPPFKKTVMFGFPYTDTLSILRKFNHTHFLGQGDSTSMDALKKILHSGEQILAVFIEAPSNPLLKMGDLQELKRLSDLYSFYIVVDETVGGFVNIDVLPYADIICSSLTKIFSGDSNVIAGSLVLNPRGKIYEFAKKFMKSENGYEDCLWCEDALCLERNSRDFVERTIKVNTNTDILLTKVLLPQVGKLFKKIYYPSLTSEETKRNYDSVMATRDGGYGGLFSLTFFDIEKAKKFFNNLELCKGPSLGTNFTLACPYAIIAHYQELDEIAQYGVEKNLVRVSVGLENSDVLCRVFQRAIEKAVEE; from the coding sequence ATGATATCTAGAACCGTAGGTGAATCTATTCCACCAAATACCAAACATGCTGTATCTGTGTGTCTACCCACTTGGGAAGCCACAGTAGGTTATGAAGAAGGTGAGAGCGACATCATAAACTCGCTTACTACTGGGTATCCAAGGTTTTTTGTGCACAagtcaataaaaaaactgtgTGAAGTTTTATGTGCTAAGTATTCAATGGAAAATGAGACTTGTCTTTGTTTCCCTTCTTATAGGATTGCTAACAGATGCAGAGAGTTCATCAAAGTGAAGACAGGCCTATCTACCAAAGTACGTATCTTACAATTATGCACACCTAAGCCTGTGAATCAGGAGGAGAGGCTTTGGAGGAGGGAGTGTAAAATTACGGTAGTGTTTGTGGACGAGGAGATCTTTCCGATAATGAAGCAATACTGGCAGCATTCCGGCGAAATTGTATCCAGCAGAATGGCGGAGTACATTCTACATGAATTGGAGGTTAAGGATAACCTTAAGAAGATGGAAACGACTAACAACGGAAGAAAATCTGCGgcagaagatgaaaatagAGTGAACGAAGAATATATCGAAACGAGATTTGGAAGAAGCTTGAACTTCCTCGCCGCTGATAAAGCTAAATGTttaataagaaaaaggatTGCTACGAAGGTCGTTGAAAAAGTCGACTCTGAAAGCTTAACGGATCTATTCTCGTTTGAACATTATAACGAAAACAGCGCTCCCTTTACTACTGGTAATGGAGAGCCTTTGAATGATGACCAACAATTGAATTCGAATGTCCCTGCTGAAGCAATCAACTCTGCAGGAGAGAGTAGTGCGAACAGCACTTTTGAAGACATGACAACGGAAGATTTGAACTATCACGTCAACCCCGATACAGATGTTTATTTATTCCCCAGTGGGATGGCGTCCATTTTCACTGCCCACAGGCTGCTATTGAATTTTGATGCTAACCGTTTATCAAGGTCTTCCACTAGGCAAGATAAGCTGGTTGGGTATGGACCCCCCTTCAAGAAGACCGTTATGTTTGGATTTCCATATACGGATACCTTGAGTATTCTTCGAAAATTCAATCACACGCATTTCTTGGGACAGGGTGATTCGACGTCAATGgatgctttgaaaaaaattttacaCTCTGGTGAACAAATACTGGCAGTATTTATTGAGGCTCCATCAAACccacttttgaaaatgggGGATTTGCAGGAACTGAAAAGGCTATCGGACCTATATTCGTTCTATATAGTGGTCGATGAAACTGTTGGTGGGTTTGTCAATATCGACGTATTACCGTATGCTGATATTATTTGTAGTTCTCTGACCAAAATCTTCAGTGGTGACTCGAATGTTATTGCCGGATCCTTAGTGTTGAATCCCAGGGGTAAGATCTATGAATTTGCCAAGAAGTTTATGAAGAGTGAAAACGGATACGAAGATTGCCTGTGGTGCGAAGATGCGTTATGCCtagaaagaaattcaagagATTTTGTGGAACGTACAATCAAGGTGAATACAAACACtgatatattattaacgAAGGTATTACTTCCGCAAGTGGGTAAactgttcaaaaaaatctactACCCTAGCTTAACATCGGAGGAGACCAAACGTAATTATGATAGTGTCATGGCTACCAGAGATGGCGGGTATGGTggtttattttcattaacGTTTTTCGACATCGAAAAGGCCAAGAAGTTCTTCAATAATCTGGAATTGTGTAAAGGGCCCTCCCTGGGTACAAATTTTACGTTGGCGTGCCCATATGCCATTATTGCGCATTACCAGGAACTGGACGAAATAGCTCAATATGGTGTTGAAAAGAATCTTGTAAGAGTGAGTGTCGGTTTGGAAAATAGCGATGTATTGTGTAGGGTCTTTCAACGTGCCATTGAAAAAGCTGTGGAAGAGTGA
- the EFM3 gene encoding protein-lysine N-methyltransferase (similar to Saccharomyces cerevisiae YJR129C; ancestral locus Anc_4.352), which translates to MDENLFYDRLHQRCPREFLLKELEAGEHNVVLLASRFMSEMEQMQNTNAYYCKTMIKALLDNEWIFRKAFSIINDDEDETEISDYLYEKYIELLSTRKPDPTMKEVVRYRFDEKVKIRIEETPNLISAASTTGFRTWEAALYMGDFLINKPLQQLALMQKEDRKKLNVLEIGAGTGIVSLVLLEKYREFVNRMYVTDGDSNLVERQLKRNFELNDALCENGPDVKLQRLWWGSDRIPDDIDLVVAADVTYDSTIFPELCQCLAECLAISRCKMCLLSATIRSESTDKLFAQECNKIGLNYTVVSSTEHDKDSESRMKTLTFKPLIAPIRIYKVVRL; encoded by the coding sequence ATGGATGAGAACCTGTTTTACGATAGATTGCACCAACGGTGCCCCAGGGAGTTTTTGCTGAAGGAGTTAGAAGCGGGCGAACATAATGTTGTCTTGCTTGCGTCAAGATTCATGAGCGAAATGGAACAAATGCAAAATACGAATGCATACTACTGCAAAACGATGATAAAAGCTTTGTTGGATAACGAATGGATCTTCCGCAAggcattttcaataatcaatgatgacgaagacgaGACCGAGATATCTGACTATCTCTATGAGAAGTACATAGAACTACTGAGCACTCGCAAACCAGACCCGACGATGAAAGAAGTTGTAAGATACAGGTTTGACGAGAAGGTGAAAATTAGAATTGAGGAAACACCGAATTTGATCAGTGCGGCCAGCACTACCGGGTTCAGAACATGGGAAGCAGCCTTATATATGGGAGATTTTCTTATCAATAAGCCTCTGCAACAGTTGGCGCTGATGCAAAAGGAAGAcagaaagaaattgaatgtTCTCGAAATCGGCGCCGGGACAGGCATTGTGAGTCTCGTCCTCTTGGAAAAGTATCGCGAGTTCGTGAACAGGATGTATGTAACGGATGGCGATTCGAATCTGGTGGAGAGACAACTGAAGAGGAATTTCGAGCTGAACGATGCGTTGTGCGAGAACGGGCCAGACGTTAAATTACAACGACTATGGTGGGGAAGCGATAGAATTCCCGACGATATAGATCTTGTGGTGGCGGCGGATGTTACGTATGACTCAACGATCTTCCCTGAACTGTGTCAGTGTCTAGCAGAATGCCTCGCCATTAGCCGGTGTAAGATGTGCCTTCTGTCAGCGACGATCCGAAGCGAATCCACCGACAAACTGTTTGCCCAAGAATGTAATAAAATCGGGTTGAATTACACAGTAGTCTCCAGTACCGAACATGACAAGGACAGCGAGTCCCGAATGAAGACTCTGACGTTCAAACCCTTGATCGCGCCCATACGAATTTACAAGGTAGTGAGACTCTAG